In Ipomoea triloba cultivar NCNSP0323 chromosome 7, ASM357664v1, a single genomic region encodes these proteins:
- the LOC116024964 gene encoding exocyst complex component EXO70H1-like codes for MRNRSSSPSPSSRYKFCETLLADTIATVEPLIRKWDVQASVTFDRISNLFRDSPVEAKQFLCYVEDLQRAMLFFVSKCSDSELLVPAQTLMQIAMKRLQKEFYTILSGNRYFLDLETVSARSSGASSRSTVSDSEDGEVLDKVAGISIPDPAVPDLKTIATCMIGAGYGKECVKVYNIIRKSVIDETLYHLGIERFSYSQIQKMDWEVLERKILNWQNCIRIAVKTLFLGERILCDEVFSASDNIRESCFAEISKDGAINLFGFLELAAKYKKISIEKMFRYLDLYEAVSELSPEIESIFSFDSTAAVKTQAAASVSMLGDAVRAMLSEFEAAIQKDSTKPPPGGAIHPLTRYVMNFLVFLADYSGTVSGIIADWPPSSQSPLPESYFSSPSSMNDDSVASTVSAKFAWLVLVLLCKLDSKARQYGDVPLSYLFLANNLNYVVSKVRSSNLSLVLGSDWISKQEVKVKQFIANYERLS; via the coding sequence ATGAGGAACCGATCGTCATCACCGTCGCCATCGTCGCGTTATAAATTTTGCGAAACGCTATTGGCAGACACCATCGCGACCGTCGAACCGCTGATCAGAAAATGGGACGTTCAGGCCTCTGTCACCTTCGACAGAATATCGAACCTCTTCCGGGACAGTCCGGTAGAGGCGAAGCAGTTTCTCTGCTACGTCGAGGACTTGCAGCGCGCTATGCTGTTCTTCGTTAGCAAGTGTTCGGATTCTGAGCTGCTTGTTCCTGCTCAGACTTTGATGCAGATTGCCATGAAGAGGTTGCAGAAGGAGTTTTACACTATTCTTTCTGGGAACCGATATTTTCTCGATCTCGAAACCGTCTCGGCCAGGTCTTCCGGAGCGTCCTCGCGGTCAACTGTTTCAGATTCCGAAGACGGAGAGGTTCTGGATAAAGTCGCCGGGATTTCAATCCCCGACCCTGCAGTTCCAGATTTGAAAACCATTGCGACTTGTATGATTGGAGCCGGATATGGAAAGGAATGCGTGAAGGTATATAACATAATCAGAAAATCTGTTATAGACGAGACGTTATATCATCTGGGAATTGAGAGATTCAGTTATtctcaaattcaaaaaatggaCTGGGAAGTACTGGAGAGGAAGATTTTGAATTGGCAGAACTGTATCAGAATCGCGGTGAAAACTCTTTTCCTCGGCGAGAGAATTCTCTGCGATGAAGTCTTTTCGGCTTCGGATAACATCAGAGAGTCGTGTTTCGCCGAAATCTCTAAAGACGGTGCGATCAATTTGTTCGGTTTCCTTGAATTGGCGGCTAAATATAAGAAGATATCGATCGAGAAGATGTTTCGCTATTTGGACCTTTACGAGGCGGTTTCAGAGCTCTCGCCGGAAATTGAATCGATTTTCAGCTTCGATTCTACTGCCGCCGTGAAGACTCAGGCTGCAGCGTCGGTGTCGATGCTAGGCGACGCCGTTAGAGCAATGTTGTCGGAGTTTGAGGCGGCGATACAGAAGGATTCCACAAAACCACCTCCAGGCGGCGCAATCCATCCACTTACTCGGTACGTGATGAACTTCCTCGTTTTCCTCGCCGATTACAGCGGCACCGTTTCCGGAATCATAGCAGACTGGCCGCCGTCGTCCCAATCTCCCTTACCGGAGTCGTACTTCTCGAGTCCGTCGTCCATGAACGACGATTCTGTCGCTTCAACTGTCTCCGCGAAGTTCGCGTGGCTCGTTCTCGTGCTCCTCTGTAAGCTAGACAGCAAGGCGCGACAATACGGAGACGTGCCGTTGTCCTACCTCTTCCTAGCCAACAACTTAAACTACGTCGTTTCCAAGGTCCGAAGCTCTAACCTGAGCCTCGTACTTGGATCTGATTGGATTTCGAAACAAGAAGTGAAGGTGAAACAATTCATAGCAAACTATGAGAGATTGAGTTGA
- the LOC116026050 gene encoding exocyst complex component EXO70H1-like, whose amino-acid sequence MRNRSSSPSQPHYTFCETLLADTIATVESVIRKWDVQASLTFAGISNLFRDSPVEAKQFLGCVDGLQRAMLSSVRLCSDSELLVRAQTLMQIAMKRLQKEFYTILSGNRYFLDLETVSARSSRASSRSSVSDSEDGEVLDTVAGILMPDPAVADLKAIATCMIGAGYGKECVKVYNIIRKSVIDETLYHLGIERFSYSQIQKMDWEVLERKILNLQSSIRIAVRTLFLGERILCDEVFSASGNIRESCFAEISKDGAINLFGFLELAAKYKKTSIEKMFRYLDLYEAVSDLSPEIESIFSFDSTAAVKSQAAASVSKLGDAIRAMLSEFEAAIQKDSTKPPPGGAIHPLTRYAMNFLVFLADYSGTVSEIIADWPPSSQSPLPESYFLSPSSTNDDSTVSAKFAWLVLVLLCKLDSKARHYRDVPLSYLFLANNLNYVVSKVRSSNLSLVLGSDWISKQKVKVKQFIANYERLGSFKTTFGDSN is encoded by the coding sequence ATGAGGAACCGATCGTCGTCGCCATCGCAGCCTCATTATACATTTTGCGAAACGCTATTAGCAGACACCATCGCGACCGTCGAATCGGTGATCAGGAAATGGGACGTTCAGGCCTCGCTCACCTTCGCCGGAATATCGAACCTCTTCCGGGACAGTCCGGTGGAGGCGAAACAGTTCCTTGGCTGCGTTGATGGCTTGCAGCGCGCAATGCTATCCTCCGTTAGGCTGTGTTCGGATTCTGAGCTGCTTGTTCGTGCTCAGACTTTGATGCAGATTGCCATGAAGAGGTTACAGAAGGAGTTTTACACTATTCTTTCTGGGAACCGATATTTTCTCGATCTCGAAACCGTCTCGGCCAGGTCTTCTAGAGCGTCCTCGCGGTCATCTGTTTCAGATTCCGAAGACGGAGAGGTTCTGGACACAGTCGCCGGAATTTTAATGCCCGATCCTGCGGTTGCGGATTTGAAAGCCATTGCGACTTGTATGATTGGAGCCGGATATGGAAAGGAATGCGTGAAGGTGTATAACATAATCAGAAAATCGGTTATAGACGAGACGTTGTATCATTTGGGAATTGAGAGATTCAGTTATtctcaaattcaaaaaatggaCTGGGAAGTACTGGAGAGGAAGATTTTGAATTTGCAGAGCAGTATCAGAATCGCGGTGCGAACTCTTTTCCTCGGCGAGAGAATTCTCTGCGATGAAGTCTTTTCGGCTTCCGGTAACATCAGAGAGTCGTGTTTCGCCGAAATCTCTAAAGACGGTGCGATCAATTTGTTCGGTTTCCTTGAATTGGCGGCTAAATATAAGAAGACGTCGATTGAGAAGATGTTTCGGTATTTGGACCTTTACGAGGCGGTTTCGGACCTCTCGCCGGAAATTGAATCGATTTTCAGCTTCGATTCTACTGCCGCCGTGAAGTCTCAGGCTGCAGCGTCTGTGTCTAAGCTAGGCGACGCCATTAGAGCAATGTTGTCGGAGTTTGAGGCGGCGATACAGAAGGATTCCACAAAACCACCTCCAGGCGGCGCAATCCATCCACTTACTCGGTACGCGATGAACTTCCTCGTTTTCCTCGCCGATTACAGCGGCACCGTTTCCGAAATCATAGCAGACTGGCCGCCGTCGTCCCAATCTCCCTTACCGGAGTCGTACTTCTTGAGTCCATCGTCCACGAACGACGATTCAACCGTCTCCGCGAAGTTCGCGTGGCTCGTTCTCGTGCTCCTCTGCAAGCTAGACAGCAAGGCGCGACATTACCGAGACGTGCCGTTGTCTTACCTTTTCCTAGCCAACAACTTAAACTACGTCGTTTCTAAGGTCCGAAGCTCCAACCTAAGCCTCGTACTTGGATCTGATTGGATTTCGAAACAAAAAGTGAAGGTGAAACAGTTCATAGCAAACTACGAGAGATTAGGTTCATTTAAAACCACTTTTGGCGACTCTAACTGA